A region from the Lycium barbarum isolate Lr01 chromosome 8, ASM1917538v2, whole genome shotgun sequence genome encodes:
- the LOC132606968 gene encoding F-box protein PP2-A15-like: MGASLSNLTENGSADGGPPGLGDIPESCVACVFMYLTPPEICNLARLNRAFRGAASSDAVWESKLPPNYHQLLDLLPLRNYEGLSKKDIFAFLARSVPFDDGNKEVWLDRISGRICMSISSKAMLITNMEDRRHWNWFPTEESRFHVVAYCQQVWWFELSGTVKFPFPPDVYTLTFRVHLGKISKRLGRRACNFEHTHGWDLGPVRFELSTSDGQHAVSECFIDDIGQDDTNGNIRRGSWIEYKVGEFIVSTSDPVTEVRFSMKQIDCTHSKGGLCVDSVSITPSDLKAPYEKRGLKFL, translated from the exons ATGGGCGCATCATTATCAAACCTAACGGAAAACGGGTCAGCCGACGGCGGACCACCAGGTTTAGGTGACATACCTGAAAGTTGCGTAGCGTGTGTTTTTATGTACCTAACTCCACCTGAAATTTGTAATTTAGCTCGTCTTAATCGCGCTTTTCGTGGTGCTGCTTCTAGTGATGCTGTCTGGGAATCTAAACTTCCTCCTAATTATCACCAACTGCTCGACCTTTTGCCTCTGAGAAATTACGAGGGTTTATCTAAGAAAGATATCTTTGCTTTCCTTGCTCGTTCCGTGCCGTTTGATGATGGCAATAAG GAGGTATGGTTGGACAGAATAAGTGGAAGGATTTGCATGTCAATCTCCTCGAAAGCGATGTTGATAACTAATATGGAAGACAGGAGACACTGGAATTGGTTTCCTACAGAAGAATCAAG GTTTCATGTTGTGGCGTATTGCCAGCAGGTATGGTGGTTTGAATTAAGCGGCACAGTGAAGTTTCCTTTTCCTCCGGATGTATACACACTAACATTCAGAGTTCACCTTGGGAAAATTTCCAAAAGACTCGGCCGACGTGCTTGCAACTTTGAGCATACTCATGGATGGGATTTGGGGCCAGTGCGGTTTGAACTGTCTACTTCTGATGGGCAACATGCAGTTAGTGAGTGCTTTATTGATGACATTGGGCAAGATGACACAAATGGGAATATCAGGCGTGGGAGCTGGATTGAGTACAAGGTGGGTGAATTTATTGTCAGTACGTCAGATCCTGTGACTGAAGTTAGATTTTCAATGAAACAGATTGACTGCACACATTCCAAAGGCGGGCTCTGTGTCGATTCTGTATCAATTACTCCCAGTGATCTGAAAGCCCCATACGAGAAAAGGGGTTTAAAGTTTCTGTGA
- the LOC132606969 gene encoding large ribosomal subunit protein eL24-like, whose product MVLKTELCRFSGAKIYPGRGIRFIRSDSQVFLFVNSKCKHYFHNKLKPSKLTWTAMYRKQHKKDIAQEAARKRRRTTKKPYSRSIVGATLEVIQKKRTERPEVRDAAREAALREIKERIKKTKDEKKAKKAEVMAKSQKAGGKGNVSKGGAKGPKLGGGGGKR is encoded by the exons ATGGTTCTCAA GACAGAACTTTGTCGTTTCAGTGGTGCCAAGATTTACCCTGGTAGAGGTATCAGATTTATTCGTTCAGATTCCCAG GTGTTCCTGTTCGTCAACTCAAAATGCAAACACTACTTCCACAACAAGCTGAAGCCATCCAAACTTACTTGGACAGCTATGTATAGGAAGCAACACAAGAAG GATATTGCACAAGAAGCTGCTAGGAAGAGGCGACGTACCACCAAGAAACCTTACTCTAGGTCCATTGTGGGTGCAACCTTGGAGGTTATCCAGAAGAAGAGAACTGAAAGACCAGAAGTTCGAGATGCTGCCAGGGAGGCTGCTCTTCG TGAAATTAAGGAAAGGATCAAGAAGACAAAGGATGAGAAGAAGGCTAAGAAGGCAGAGGTGATGGCCAAGTCTCAGAAAGCTGGAGGAAAGGGCAATGTGTCCAAAGGAGGTGCAAAAGGTCCTAAGCTTGGTGGCGGTGGAGGAAAACGTTAA